The DNA sequence AATAAACTTAGAACTTTCAACATCCAAGATTGAAGACGATGATGCTTTCAACGAGCTTTTAGTTTCTTCCAATCGGTGTTTCTCTCCAACTACTCCTCTAAGCCCCTCAAGTTGCAATGCAACTTCTTTCATGCTAGGCCTTTCTTCCCTCTTAACTCTCAAACACTGTTTAGCAACATTGGCAAATTCCATAAGATGCTCAACGTTTGCTTCATTTATAATGTGTTCGTCCACAATCTGAAGTAAACAGCCTTCATCCATTGAAGAAACAAAGTATACGGCAAGGTTTCTAACCTCCGGCGACACGGCGAAAGAGAGCGCCTTCTTTGCCGTGAGCAGCTCTGCTAAGACGACTCCAAAACTATACACATCACTTTTCTCAGTTAACTGGCTAGTGTGCATGTATTCAGGGTCAAGATACCCTAGTGTCCCCTGCACCAAAGTGGTTAATTCAGTTAGTTTTGATGTCTCTGTGTATGATTGGTATAGAAATAGCAGAATGCAAGTATGCTAAGGCCCCAGCAGTTTCTATTGCTATTCTCAATCTTGTTTTCCAAGAAAGCTTCAAAGATTGTGGATTATTAATGTTATGACCATGAAGATGCTCAAAAATGGTACCATTAGGAATGAACTCATAAACAAGTAATGGAACTTCTGTCTCTAAGCAACAACCTAAGAGTCTAACCACGTTTCTATGGTTGATTTGGGAAAGCAACACAACTTCATTGATGAATTGTTCAATTTGGGTTGAGCCACTGATTTTGGATCTTTTAATTGCTACGGTTCTATTGTCTGATAGTAATCCTTTATAAACTGTTCCTTGACCCCCTTTGCCTAAGATCTTGCTTTCGTCAAAGTTGTTGGTGGCTGTCTTTAATTCTTCCACGGTGAAGAGTTTAGCTGTTTCTTTTGACCCTCTATGTCTTGAAATCTTTTGTTGTAGGATGAAGCCACCATTTTGTTGAAAAAATTGTTCCTTAAGTTTATTTAGCCTCTTTTCCTTCATTCTCCAATACACATAAAAGCTTGTCACAAGTAGTGCTATAACACCAACACTAACGCCTGAACAATGAACAAAAGTAAGTTTGAATCACATTATATTGTCCCTTAGTATAAGGAAGTAAGTTGTTATAAAACACTGAAATAGATAATAATGATATTTGAGTAAACTATAGAATATTTAAAGTGATGAAatatttatccaaaaaaaaaaaacaaaaaaacaaaattaagttGTATCTATTAAATATATAACTATTAATGTTGGCTTCTTCTATCTGCTTAAATTTTTTTGGATGAGTGATTTCGTGATATAATATTAGAATTCTATGTCCAAAAAGTCTATAATTTGATACTTGATaaacttcaaaataaaaaaaaaatagtttaaggcaagtataaaaagaaaagaaagttatGTAAAAATTAAACAGACTCAAAAAAAagctcttatttaaaaaaaatgttaaaaatataataatttatattttcttttttatcaacTTAAACTATTGAGACAAATAATTTCTCAAGATTATCAATTCTCCACACActttctctcaattttctctCACAGACATCTTTTCTATGCAGAAGTAACAAGATTTATATTGTTTGTTTAATTaagatatttaatataaaaaaaatgacattTTCTTCTCTTAATAAAAATCACTATAACATAGAAGTTGGAGGTGATGAAGAAAGTATACTGACCCAATGCCATGATTAAAATGAATTGTGTCCTGGACTGACGACGGCACTTTGTTCCATTTTCTCTCCCATCTCCATGGTATCCTTTTGGACACGAACAGGTATAGTTACCAGGTACGTTCTTGCATATTGCTCGACTATAGCAATCGTtccattccttgttcttgcattcatcaacGTCTAAAATGAAAGTAACACGTAGGTATCATTATTTCttttagatatatattaaaaaaaaaacaagtgcTGTTACAAAatcatttattaaaatggttaagATAGAAACTCAAACTCAGTGCAGTGGAAAGTTAATAGTTGAAAGTTGTTAAATCATTTATCgattctcaactatcaattttacATGCAGTTAGTTGTACTGAGCTTCCACCATAATTTAAACCCTCGAGTAACAAATAATACGGTGTAATTAAGAATAAGCTACCTTGGCAACCACCAACGAGATAAGGATTTCCCCCAAAACCAGTGGAGCATTTGCAAATATAACCAACTCCCTTGGTTGAATTGTAACATTCACTTTTATCAGCCCTACATGCATAGCTTGAAGTGTTCTTTTGAGCTTCTTCACAAGTCTGCTTCCCCACAGCCCAATCCACTACAACGGGAAAACTACCATGTACAAATAAAAGATTAATAtagtaatatattattaaatcgATTTAATTTCCATAAATGCTTAATTTTACTCTTATACCTATATACATTTAATCTAATTATGTATTGTTAAATTAACTAAAagtatttaattaaaagattaaatttttttgttaatatcaattaataaaaaatattaattttttaaattataaactctaaatcttaaatttaaataaatttataaaaaaatatattaagtaactaaaaattaatttatacttattaaaaattaaaaatttattatgagaTGATGTCtactttaatttctaaaattgtcAACGCTTATTAAAATAGTCTTTAATTGAGAATGATTGAGAATAATAGTATTCTttaaggagaattgtttgctatttggagaggatatctcttagcttgggatgtgggtcaacgagatgttatttgtgaggagatatcatgcattggaattggcgtgttgactttcgtttgattatgagagatgcaaacacggtggcagatactatggcaaagatggcgatgaagttacaactttcgcatgtggagcttctttcaccttgggaggagtttaagagtagtcttaaacgggactgtccctctattttttttaccaaagatataagactcgaacccgcaacctcttaattgagtatagagagattatgccatttgagctattactcattggcgtcATTAAATCATTACTAACATAGAAAGTTACAGAATTATTATTGTGGCATCTCCAACAATAAAATATCATGGTTAAGATTCATATTTCATACGTTGAAATAAGTGTCtcaaattagttaattaaattcgtcttaatttttatactaatagaaaatgaaaaagtgCCAacgaaatataatttaaatagtataatttat is a window from the Arachis hypogaea cultivar Tifrunner chromosome 17, arahy.Tifrunner.gnm2.J5K5, whole genome shotgun sequence genome containing:
- the LOC112763863 gene encoding wall-associated receptor kinase 1-like; the encoded protein is MGSQLHLLHIVLVLVWILCGAADAVTQPNSNCTKRCGSVEIPFPFGTDESCSLDTSFLISCNHTSTPYLPHNNATVLSISLDDGEMRVSAASKNKLTAVGCNTIGEIVEYNVIERRNYATGCFSVCLSVNETTSGICTGAGCCQSPIPANGLSDIGIGSYSSGADSYNAIFSSINSCGYAFVAEDGAYNFSSADLVNFRHQSFPVVVDWAVGKQTCEEAQKNTSSYACRADKSECYNSTKGVGYICKCSTGFGGNPYLVGGCQDVDECKNKEWNDCYSRAICKNVPGNYTCSCPKGYHGDGRENGTKCRRQSRTQFILIMALGVSVGVIALLVTSFYVYWRMKEKRLNKLKEQFFQQNGGFILQQKISRHRGSKETAKLFTVEELKTATNNFDESKILGKGGQGTVYKGLLSDNRTVAIKRSKISGSTQIEQFINEVVLLSQINHRNVVRLLGCCLETEVPLLVYEFIPNGTIFEHLHGHNINNPQSLKLSWKTRLRIAIETAGALAYLHSAISIPIIHRDIKTN